From Rhizobium sp. NZLR1, a single genomic window includes:
- the ftsZ gene encoding cell division protein FtsZ, which yields MTDAKGGISGLRPHITVIGVGGGGGNAINNMIAENLAGVEFVAANTDAQVLATSKATRRIQLGANVTEGLGAGSLPEVGHAAAEESIDEIMDHLAGSHMCFVTAGMGGGTGTGAAPVIARAARAAGILTVGVVTKPFTFEGNRRMRMAEIGIEALRQAADTVIVIPNQNLFRIADAKTTFADAFMTADRVLYAGVGCITDLIVKEGLINLDFADVKSVMRGMGRAMMGTGEASGESRAMKAAEAAIANPLLDDISMKGARGVLISISGGSDMTLFEVDEAASRIRDEVQEDADIVVGAIFDRSLDGRFRVSVVATGLEGSAMPASASQPVVEQIQTRTLQ from the coding sequence ATGACGGACGCCAAGGGCGGCATTTCGGGACTGCGGCCGCACATTACTGTGATCGGCGTCGGTGGTGGTGGTGGTAATGCGATCAACAATATGATCGCGGAAAACCTGGCAGGCGTCGAATTCGTCGCCGCAAATACCGACGCGCAGGTCCTCGCCACCTCCAAGGCGACGCGCCGCATCCAGCTCGGCGCCAATGTGACCGAGGGTCTCGGCGCCGGTTCCCTGCCGGAGGTCGGCCATGCGGCGGCTGAGGAATCGATCGATGAGATCATGGATCACCTGGCCGGGTCGCACATGTGTTTCGTCACCGCCGGCATGGGCGGCGGAACGGGCACGGGCGCGGCACCCGTCATCGCCCGCGCCGCACGTGCGGCCGGCATCCTGACAGTCGGCGTCGTCACCAAACCCTTTACCTTCGAAGGCAACCGCCGCATGCGAATGGCGGAGATCGGCATCGAGGCGCTTCGCCAGGCAGCCGATACGGTCATCGTCATCCCCAACCAGAACCTCTTCCGCATCGCCGATGCGAAAACCACTTTTGCCGATGCCTTCATGACGGCCGACCGCGTGCTCTATGCCGGCGTTGGCTGCATCACCGATCTCATCGTCAAGGAAGGCCTGATCAACCTTGATTTCGCCGATGTGAAATCGGTCATGCGCGGCATGGGCCGCGCCATGATGGGCACTGGCGAAGCCTCCGGTGAAAGCCGCGCGATGAAGGCGGCGGAAGCGGCAATTGCCAACCCGCTTCTCGACGATATCTCGATGAAGGGCGCCAGGGGCGTGCTGATCTCGATCTCCGGTGGTTCGGATATGACACTGTTCGAAGTCGACGAAGCGGCAAGCCGCATTCGCGACGAGGTGCAGGAAGACGCAGACATCGTCGTCGGCGCCATCTTCGACCGCAGCCTTGACGGCAGGTTCCGCGTCTCGGTCGTGGCAACCGGCCTGGAAGGCAGTGCCATGCCCGCCTCCGCTTCTCAACCAGTCGTAGAGCAGATCCAGACGCGCACGCTGCAATAG
- a CDS encoding response regulator transcription factor has product MRVLLVEDDEDLSGRIAAVLRSENFVVDISRNGEDALHAGLTELFDVAILDLGLPKIDGVSVLKGWREGSRNLPVLVLTARDGWPDKVASFKAGADDFLAKPFKVEELVLRLRALVRRAAGHGAARLTCGALVFDAQLGTFELDGLPLKLTALEWRVLSCLMLRKEMVVDRRELTERVYDGDAEVDSNSIEVIIARLRKKLGSDRIETVRGRGYILTSAAES; this is encoded by the coding sequence ATGCGCGTACTGCTCGTCGAAGATGACGAAGACCTGAGCGGCCGGATCGCCGCCGTGCTGCGATCGGAAAACTTCGTCGTCGACATATCGCGCAACGGAGAAGACGCTCTCCACGCGGGGCTGACCGAACTCTTCGACGTCGCGATCCTCGACCTCGGCCTGCCGAAGATCGACGGCGTCAGCGTGCTGAAGGGCTGGCGCGAGGGCAGCCGCAACCTGCCGGTTCTGGTGCTGACGGCGCGCGACGGCTGGCCGGACAAGGTCGCAAGCTTCAAGGCCGGCGCCGACGATTTCCTCGCCAAACCCTTCAAGGTGGAAGAACTTGTTTTGCGCCTGCGCGCCCTGGTGCGCCGGGCAGCCGGCCACGGCGCCGCGCGGCTTACCTGCGGCGCGCTGGTCTTCGATGCCCAGCTCGGCACCTTCGAGCTCGACGGCCTGCCGCTGAAGCTGACGGCGTTGGAATGGCGGGTGCTCTCCTGCCTGATGCTGCGCAAGGAGATGGTCGTCGACCGGCGCGAACTGACCGAGCGCGTCTATGACGGCGATGCCGAGGTCGACTCTAATTCCATCGAAGTCATCATCGCCCGGCTGCGCAAGAAGCTCGGGAGCGACCGCATCGAGACGGTGCGCGGCCGCGGCTATATTCTGACGTCGGCAGCGGAGTCATGA
- a CDS encoding HAMP domain-containing sensor histidine kinase, with translation MKASSFKPRSIAGRLLMFSGIFVTLALAVAALVLWLALKTVVREQVDQRLDTQIGALAGAVMRDAEGRITLSAPLDAPPFDRPSSGWYWQVDAEEQRLTSRSLMNGTIDAPPPRQDLRHVLTGMPTSGRGGDRGRGPLYLRQAVRSIDGMTLTITATAPMIALVGPALRALFWLVPCMLLLGLVLMTGTLWQIRFGLRPLTSMATNIDAINRGERARLPEEASAELAPLSLKTNALLAANEERLAATRMQFANLAHGLKTPVASLLLALDDKNDPKGALRSLAARIDNRIKHHLAAARRVMASSNNVASTDMAASLADLYRAIGQIHAERRIAFDSDIPPGLRVACDESDVEEMLGNLIDNAFKWAASRVTIRAGRDGPIARITIEDDGPGIPADRLAAVLLPGVREDERVPGNGFGLSIVNELAGLYGGSLALEAGAVGLVCILCLPVAVGVAG, from the coding sequence ATGAAGGCTTCGTCTTTCAAGCCGAGATCGATCGCCGGCCGGCTGCTGATGTTCTCGGGCATCTTCGTGACGCTGGCGCTCGCTGTGGCCGCCCTCGTGCTCTGGCTAGCGCTGAAGACTGTGGTGCGCGAGCAGGTGGACCAGCGTCTGGACACACAGATCGGCGCCCTCGCCGGCGCCGTGATGCGCGACGCAGAGGGAAGGATCACCCTGTCGGCGCCGCTCGATGCGCCGCCTTTCGATCGCCCCTCATCGGGCTGGTACTGGCAGGTCGACGCCGAAGAGCAGCGCCTGACCTCCCGCTCCCTGATGAACGGCACGATAGACGCACCGCCGCCACGGCAGGACCTGCGCCATGTGCTGACGGGCATGCCGACATCAGGCAGGGGCGGCGATCGCGGAAGAGGGCCGCTCTACCTTCGCCAAGCCGTGCGCAGCATCGACGGCATGACGCTGACCATCACCGCGACGGCGCCGATGATCGCCCTCGTCGGCCCGGCGCTTCGCGCTCTCTTCTGGCTGGTTCCCTGCATGCTGCTGCTCGGGTTGGTGCTGATGACGGGCACCCTTTGGCAAATCCGCTTTGGCTTGCGGCCGCTGACATCCATGGCGACCAATATCGATGCCATCAACCGGGGAGAACGCGCCCGCCTGCCGGAGGAAGCGAGCGCCGAGCTTGCGCCGCTGTCGCTGAAAACCAATGCGCTTCTGGCGGCCAATGAGGAGAGGCTCGCGGCAACGCGCATGCAGTTCGCAAACCTCGCCCATGGCCTCAAGACCCCGGTGGCGAGCCTGCTGCTGGCGCTCGACGATAAAAACGACCCCAAAGGCGCATTGCGTAGTCTGGCCGCCCGGATCGACAACCGGATCAAGCACCACCTCGCCGCCGCCCGCCGGGTGATGGCCTCGTCGAATAATGTTGCCAGCACCGACATGGCGGCATCGCTCGCCGATCTCTACCGGGCGATCGGCCAGATCCATGCCGAGCGCAGGATTGCCTTCGACAGCGACATCCCCCCGGGCCTGCGGGTCGCCTGCGACGAAAGCGATGTCGAGGAAATGCTCGGAAACCTGATCGATAACGCTTTCAAATGGGCTGCCTCGCGCGTCACCATCCGCGCCGGGCGCGACGGCCCGATCGCCCGCATCACCATCGAGGACGACGGCCCGGGCATCCCCGCCGACCGCCTCGCCGCCGTGCTGCTGCCGGGCGTGCGGGAGGACGAACGCGTCCCTGGCAATGGTTTTGGGCTGAGCATCGTGAACGAGTTGGCGGGGCTTTATGGCGGGTCGCTGGCGCTCGAGGCTGGGGCGGTGGGGTTGGTGTGCATATTGTGTTTGCCGGTGGCGGTGGGAGTGGCGGGGTAA